A region of Solanum dulcamara chromosome 7, daSolDulc1.2, whole genome shotgun sequence DNA encodes the following proteins:
- the LOC129895302 gene encoding uncharacterized protein LOC129895302 — translation MENRLLRLLQRGENKLIENGEATLMDRQKKRKRTENGGANGVDRSRHERESAVKENSAVSTPPPSEAEVDEFFAILRRMNVAVKYLQKNAQINNTACSHKRVVPRVDLDLNTLPESGD, via the coding sequence ATGGAGAATAGACTTCTTAGACTACTACAGAGAGGAGAGAATAAACTTATCGAGAACGGCGAGGCTACACTGATGGACCGgcaaaagaagaggaagagaacaGAGAACGGCGGTGCTAACGGCGTCGATCGAAGCAGGCATGAGAGAGAAAGTGCTGTGAAGGAGAATTCCGCGGTGTCAACGCCGCCGCCTTCGGAGGCGGAGGTTGACGAGTTCTTCGCGATCTTGCGGAGGATGAACGTGGCGGTGAAATATCTCCAGAAAAATGCTCAGATCAATAACACAGCTTGTAGCCATAAGAGAGTTGTTCCTAGAGTTGATTTGGATCTCAATACTCTGCCGGAAAGCGGAGATTAA
- the LOC129895408 gene encoding protein NIM1-INTERACTING 2-like: protein MLLMDGEKKRKRTDKGDVNGGGDRSKHEVETTLKAEEEAVVLPPPSEEEVDEFFAILRRMHVAVKYLQRNAQIRPENVNAPGNKLDIPPAGVNGVAAGQKKAQGIVRKVGLDLNTLPDGGD from the coding sequence ATGCTACTTATGGACggagagaagaagaggaagagaacaGACAAAGGCGACGTTAACGGCGGAGGAGATCGGAGTAAGCATGAGGTAGAAACTACTTTGAAGGCGGAGGAGGAGGCAGTAGTGTTGCCGCCGCCTTCAGAGGAGGAGGTTGACGAGTTCTTCGCGATCTTAAGGAGGATGCACGTGGCGGTGAAATATCTCCAGAGAAATGCTCAAATTCGTCCGGAAAACGTTAACGCTCCCGGCAACAAGTTAGACATACCGCCAGCCGGTGTTAACGGAGTTGCAGCTGGACAGAAGAAAGCACAGGGAATCGTGCGAAAAGTTGGTTTGGACCTCAACACTCTGCCAGACGGTGGAGACTAA
- the LOC129896904 gene encoding ethylene-responsive transcription factor RAP2-2-like codes for MNWLPKELVSPDMCKKLEKDVKRERVMDGCIDSVRKVRIIYDDPDATDSESDDDQNARVDKNVVRIKRVVKEVVIPCVSLEKDFEKCSKLDDIRIKNSKKILENKRVQLKSSSLPKGVRMRKWGKYAAEIRDPSLGKRLWLGTFETVEGASQAYEAKRAEFDRKISLGKGKNLSFVGDPADCSMGCSAHPTNGTNRLYSHPSPSSVLDVPTSSAAATLESNDNPMREMALMLDSGCEDFNLRFEDQMLHEFVDKGREGLIEDPLIEQGSISNSLVEMTEVNIRKKTKARQPTIESCKKLTKGIEDRHNDQSIFSVLDEPLTMSPISTELLNLNIEETAVTGNNLKLLGFNDDALFDQDLAQTFDPYTDVIGLDNNFQCCDGLNECVYCEVFTDEVDLKWLDDLLLQDQSAP; via the coding sequence ATGAACTGGCTTCCCAAAGAGTTGGTTAGTCCAGATATGTGTAAGAAGTTGGAAAAGGATGTTAAAAGGGAGAGGGTGATGGATGGTTGCATTGATTCAGTGAGGAAAGTTCGGATCATCTACGATGATCCCGATGCTACTGACTCTGAGAGCGATGATGATCAGAATGCTCGTGTTGATAAAAATGTCGTTAGAATCAAGCGTGTTGTTAAGGAAGTTGTTATTCCTTGTGTTTCATTGGAGAAGGACTTTGAAAAATGTTCTAAACTTGATGACATTAGGATAAAGAATTCCAAGAAGATTCTTGAAAACAAGAGGGTGCAGCTAAAATCGTCGTCCTTGCCTAAAGGGGTTAGGATGAGAAAATGGGGGAAATATGCAGCGGAGATCAGAGACCCCTCGCTGGGGAAAAGATTATGGTTAGGGACTTTTGAGACTGTGGAAGGGGCTTCACAAGCATACGAGGCAAAGAGGGCtgagtttgatagaaaaatttcATTGGGGAAGGGTAAGAATTTGAGCTTTGTTGGAGATCCTGCTGATTGTTCTATGGGTTGTTCAGCTCATCCTACAAATGGGACTAATCGTTTGTACTCACACCCATCCCCGTCTTCGGTGCTAGATGTACCCACATCATCAGCTGCTGCCACACTCGAGTCCAATGACAATCCAATGAGAGAGATGGCTCTAATGCTAGATTCAGGTTGTGAAGATTTTAACTTGAGATTTGAGGATCAAATGCTTCATGAATTTGTTGACAAGGGAAGAGAGGGATTGATCGAAGATCCTTTGATAGAACAAGGCTCCATTAGCAATAGCCTTGTGGAGATGACTGAAGTGAATATCAGGAAGAAAACAAAAGCCAGACAACCAACGATAGAAAGTTGTAAAAAATTAACAAAGGGAATTGAGGACCGCCACAATGACCAGTCCATTTTCAGTGTATTAGACGAGCCCCTAACCATGTCTCCTATTAGTACAGAACTGCTTAACTTGAACATCGAGGAAACTGCAGTTACGGGTAATAACTTGAAACTACTAGGCTTTAATGACGATGCTTTATTTGACCAGGATTTAGCACAAACGTTTGATCCATATACAGATGTTATAGGCTTGGACAACAATTTTCAATGCTGTGAtggtttgaatgaatgtgtttATTGCGAAGTCTTCACAGATGAAGTTGACCTTAAATGGTTAGATGATCTTTTGTTACAAGACCAATCAGCTCCGTAG
- the LOC129894416 gene encoding carbon catabolite repressor protein 4 homolog 5 isoform X2 has product MVRTCDGRDSPAEQPSRSSLSKKSRSNQHDIDQHRSKKKQRVTIRQTETETEIATVTLNHTAISYTHTYANSYSNSYIKGKEKEHKGKAKRAIADDKRKWVYSTHDISPNQAAHEDLYRNISPKYLDWDYRKKLICKEIRKYNPGIMCFQEVDRFDDLDHLLQKEGFKGVYQARTGDACDGCAIFWNSKLFDIMHEESIEFQNFNLRNNVCQLCVFKMNVKSSSKDMSASNSESVSLTRFLVGNIHVLYNPNRGDIKLGQVRLFLESAQRLSQEWGDIPVVLAGDLNSMPQSAMYQFLTSNKLDIQMHDRKQISGQIHPLQNRSFYPRLSYRWSNEELMLATGTGSSLLIHQLQLHSAYAGTPGSSRTRENSGEPLATSYHSKFMGTVDYIWHTTEFVPVRVLDTLPVDILRRTRGLPSKKWGSDHLSLVCELAFADEECET; this is encoded by the exons ATGGTCCGAACCTGTGACGGCAGAGATTCACCGGCGGAACAGCCTTCTCGGTCTTCCCTTTCAAAGAAAAGTAGAAGTAATCAACATGATATTGATCAACACCGTAGCAAAAAGAAGCAAAGAGTAACAATACGTCAAACTGAGACTGAGACTGAAATTGCAACCGTAACCCTAAATCATACTGCCATTTCTTATACACATACATATGCAAATTCTTACTCAAATTCGTACATTAAGGGCAAAGAAAAAGAGCATAAAGGAAAAGCAAAGAGGGCAATTGCAGATGATAAGCGCAAGTGGGTATACTCTACTCACGACATTTCCCCAAATCAAG CTGCGCATGAGGACCTGTACCGCAATATCTCACCAAAATATTTGGATTGGGATTACCGGAAGAAGCTCATATGCAAAGAAATTAGGAAGTATAATCCGGGTATAATGTGTTTCCAG GAAGTTGATCGTTTTGATGATTTAGACCATCTCCTCCAGAAAGAGGGCTTCAAAGGGGTTTATCAG GCTCGTACAGGTGATGCATGTGATGGCTGTGCAATTTTTTGGAACAGCAAACT ATTTGACATTATGCATGAGGAGAGCATAGAATTCCAGAATTTTAATCTACGCAATAATGTTTGCCAACTTTGTGTTTTCAAG ATGAATGTGAAAAGCTCAAGTAAGGATATGAGTGCTTCAAATTCAGA GAGTGTATCCTTGACAAGATTTCTGGTTGGCAATATTCATGTACTCTACAACCCCAATCGTGGAGACATCAAGTTGGGACAG GTTAGACTCTTTCTTGAGAGTGCCCAAAGGCTATCTCAAGAATGGGGTGATATACCAGTCGTGCTTGCTGGAGATCTAAACAGTATGCCCCAG AGTGCAATGTATCAGTTTTTGACATCAAATAAG TTGGACATCCAAATGCATGACCGAAAGCAAATATCTGGCCAAATTCATCCATTGCAAAATAGAAGCTTCTACCCGAG ATTAAGTTATAGATGGAGTAATGAAGAGCTAATGCTTGCTACCGGAACAGGATCTAGTCTCCTGATACATCAGTTACAACTGCACAGTGCCTACGCTGGAACTCCT ggAAGCTCTAGAACCAGGGAAAACTCTGGAGAACCCTTGGCGACATCATATCATTCCAAGTTTATGGGAACTGTTGACTATATATG GCACACAACAGAGTTTGTTCCAGTAAGAGTTCTTGATACCTTACCTGTTGATATTTTAAGAAGAACAAGAGGGCTTCCTAGTAAG AAATGGGGAAGTGATCATCTTTCTCTAGTGTGTGAACTGGCTTTTGCTGATGAAGAGTGTGAGACTTGA
- the LOC129894416 gene encoding carbon catabolite repressor protein 4 homolog 5 isoform X1 — MVRTCDGRDSPAEQPSRSSLSKKSRSNQHDIDQHRSKKKQRVTIRQTETETEIATVTLNHTAISYTHTYANSYSNSYIKGKEKEHKGKAKRAIADDKRKWVYSTHDISPNQDRFVFMSYNILGVKNAAAHEDLYRNISPKYLDWDYRKKLICKEIRKYNPGIMCFQEVDRFDDLDHLLQKEGFKGVYQARTGDACDGCAIFWNSKLFDIMHEESIEFQNFNLRNNVCQLCVFKMNVKSSSKDMSASNSESVSLTRFLVGNIHVLYNPNRGDIKLGQVRLFLESAQRLSQEWGDIPVVLAGDLNSMPQSAMYQFLTSNKLDIQMHDRKQISGQIHPLQNRSFYPRLSYRWSNEELMLATGTGSSLLIHQLQLHSAYAGTPGSSRTRENSGEPLATSYHSKFMGTVDYIWHTTEFVPVRVLDTLPVDILRRTRGLPSKKWGSDHLSLVCELAFADEECET; from the exons ATGGTCCGAACCTGTGACGGCAGAGATTCACCGGCGGAACAGCCTTCTCGGTCTTCCCTTTCAAAGAAAAGTAGAAGTAATCAACATGATATTGATCAACACCGTAGCAAAAAGAAGCAAAGAGTAACAATACGTCAAACTGAGACTGAGACTGAAATTGCAACCGTAACCCTAAATCATACTGCCATTTCTTATACACATACATATGCAAATTCTTACTCAAATTCGTACATTAAGGGCAAAGAAAAAGAGCATAAAGGAAAAGCAAAGAGGGCAATTGCAGATGATAAGCGCAAGTGGGTATACTCTACTCACGACATTTCCCCAAATCAAG ATAGATTTGTTTTTATGTCGTATAACATACTAGGGGTAAAAAATGCAGCTGCGCATGAGGACCTGTACCGCAATATCTCACCAAAATATTTGGATTGGGATTACCGGAAGAAGCTCATATGCAAAGAAATTAGGAAGTATAATCCGGGTATAATGTGTTTCCAG GAAGTTGATCGTTTTGATGATTTAGACCATCTCCTCCAGAAAGAGGGCTTCAAAGGGGTTTATCAG GCTCGTACAGGTGATGCATGTGATGGCTGTGCAATTTTTTGGAACAGCAAACT ATTTGACATTATGCATGAGGAGAGCATAGAATTCCAGAATTTTAATCTACGCAATAATGTTTGCCAACTTTGTGTTTTCAAG ATGAATGTGAAAAGCTCAAGTAAGGATATGAGTGCTTCAAATTCAGA GAGTGTATCCTTGACAAGATTTCTGGTTGGCAATATTCATGTACTCTACAACCCCAATCGTGGAGACATCAAGTTGGGACAG GTTAGACTCTTTCTTGAGAGTGCCCAAAGGCTATCTCAAGAATGGGGTGATATACCAGTCGTGCTTGCTGGAGATCTAAACAGTATGCCCCAG AGTGCAATGTATCAGTTTTTGACATCAAATAAG TTGGACATCCAAATGCATGACCGAAAGCAAATATCTGGCCAAATTCATCCATTGCAAAATAGAAGCTTCTACCCGAG ATTAAGTTATAGATGGAGTAATGAAGAGCTAATGCTTGCTACCGGAACAGGATCTAGTCTCCTGATACATCAGTTACAACTGCACAGTGCCTACGCTGGAACTCCT ggAAGCTCTAGAACCAGGGAAAACTCTGGAGAACCCTTGGCGACATCATATCATTCCAAGTTTATGGGAACTGTTGACTATATATG GCACACAACAGAGTTTGTTCCAGTAAGAGTTCTTGATACCTTACCTGTTGATATTTTAAGAAGAACAAGAGGGCTTCCTAGTAAG AAATGGGGAAGTGATCATCTTTCTCTAGTGTGTGAACTGGCTTTTGCTGATGAAGAGTGTGAGACTTGA
- the LOC129894416 gene encoding carbon catabolite repressor protein 4 homolog 5 isoform X4: MQILTQIRTLRAKKKSIKEKQRGQLQMISATAHEDLYRNISPKYLDWDYRKKLICKEIRKYNPGIMCFQEVDRFDDLDHLLQKEGFKGVYQARTGDACDGCAIFWNSKLFDIMHEESIEFQNFNLRNNVCQLCVFKMNVKSSSKDMSASNSESVSLTRFLVGNIHVLYNPNRGDIKLGQVRLFLESAQRLSQEWGDIPVVLAGDLNSMPQSAMYQFLTSNKLDIQMHDRKQISGQIHPLQNRSFYPRLSYRWSNEELMLATGTGSSLLIHQLQLHSAYAGTPGSSRTRENSGEPLATSYHSKFMGTVDYIWHTTEFVPVRVLDTLPVDILRRTRGLPSKKWGSDHLSLVCELAFADEECET, from the exons ATGCAAATTCTTACTCAAATTCGTACATTAAGGGCAAAGAAAAAGAGCATAAAGGAAAAGCAAAGAGGGCAATTGCAGATGATAAGCGCAA CTGCGCATGAGGACCTGTACCGCAATATCTCACCAAAATATTTGGATTGGGATTACCGGAAGAAGCTCATATGCAAAGAAATTAGGAAGTATAATCCGGGTATAATGTGTTTCCAG GAAGTTGATCGTTTTGATGATTTAGACCATCTCCTCCAGAAAGAGGGCTTCAAAGGGGTTTATCAG GCTCGTACAGGTGATGCATGTGATGGCTGTGCAATTTTTTGGAACAGCAAACT ATTTGACATTATGCATGAGGAGAGCATAGAATTCCAGAATTTTAATCTACGCAATAATGTTTGCCAACTTTGTGTTTTCAAG ATGAATGTGAAAAGCTCAAGTAAGGATATGAGTGCTTCAAATTCAGA GAGTGTATCCTTGACAAGATTTCTGGTTGGCAATATTCATGTACTCTACAACCCCAATCGTGGAGACATCAAGTTGGGACAG GTTAGACTCTTTCTTGAGAGTGCCCAAAGGCTATCTCAAGAATGGGGTGATATACCAGTCGTGCTTGCTGGAGATCTAAACAGTATGCCCCAG AGTGCAATGTATCAGTTTTTGACATCAAATAAG TTGGACATCCAAATGCATGACCGAAAGCAAATATCTGGCCAAATTCATCCATTGCAAAATAGAAGCTTCTACCCGAG ATTAAGTTATAGATGGAGTAATGAAGAGCTAATGCTTGCTACCGGAACAGGATCTAGTCTCCTGATACATCAGTTACAACTGCACAGTGCCTACGCTGGAACTCCT ggAAGCTCTAGAACCAGGGAAAACTCTGGAGAACCCTTGGCGACATCATATCATTCCAAGTTTATGGGAACTGTTGACTATATATG GCACACAACAGAGTTTGTTCCAGTAAGAGTTCTTGATACCTTACCTGTTGATATTTTAAGAAGAACAAGAGGGCTTCCTAGTAAG AAATGGGGAAGTGATCATCTTTCTCTAGTGTGTGAACTGGCTTTTGCTGATGAAGAGTGTGAGACTTGA
- the LOC129894416 gene encoding carbon catabolite repressor protein 4 homolog 5 isoform X3 produces the protein MQILTQIRTLRAKKKSIKEKQRGQLQMISANRFVFMSYNILGVKNAAAHEDLYRNISPKYLDWDYRKKLICKEIRKYNPGIMCFQEVDRFDDLDHLLQKEGFKGVYQARTGDACDGCAIFWNSKLFDIMHEESIEFQNFNLRNNVCQLCVFKMNVKSSSKDMSASNSESVSLTRFLVGNIHVLYNPNRGDIKLGQVRLFLESAQRLSQEWGDIPVVLAGDLNSMPQSAMYQFLTSNKLDIQMHDRKQISGQIHPLQNRSFYPRLSYRWSNEELMLATGTGSSLLIHQLQLHSAYAGTPGSSRTRENSGEPLATSYHSKFMGTVDYIWHTTEFVPVRVLDTLPVDILRRTRGLPSKKWGSDHLSLVCELAFADEECET, from the exons ATGCAAATTCTTACTCAAATTCGTACATTAAGGGCAAAGAAAAAGAGCATAAAGGAAAAGCAAAGAGGGCAATTGCAGATGATAAGCGCAA ATAGATTTGTTTTTATGTCGTATAACATACTAGGGGTAAAAAATGCAGCTGCGCATGAGGACCTGTACCGCAATATCTCACCAAAATATTTGGATTGGGATTACCGGAAGAAGCTCATATGCAAAGAAATTAGGAAGTATAATCCGGGTATAATGTGTTTCCAG GAAGTTGATCGTTTTGATGATTTAGACCATCTCCTCCAGAAAGAGGGCTTCAAAGGGGTTTATCAG GCTCGTACAGGTGATGCATGTGATGGCTGTGCAATTTTTTGGAACAGCAAACT ATTTGACATTATGCATGAGGAGAGCATAGAATTCCAGAATTTTAATCTACGCAATAATGTTTGCCAACTTTGTGTTTTCAAG ATGAATGTGAAAAGCTCAAGTAAGGATATGAGTGCTTCAAATTCAGA GAGTGTATCCTTGACAAGATTTCTGGTTGGCAATATTCATGTACTCTACAACCCCAATCGTGGAGACATCAAGTTGGGACAG GTTAGACTCTTTCTTGAGAGTGCCCAAAGGCTATCTCAAGAATGGGGTGATATACCAGTCGTGCTTGCTGGAGATCTAAACAGTATGCCCCAG AGTGCAATGTATCAGTTTTTGACATCAAATAAG TTGGACATCCAAATGCATGACCGAAAGCAAATATCTGGCCAAATTCATCCATTGCAAAATAGAAGCTTCTACCCGAG ATTAAGTTATAGATGGAGTAATGAAGAGCTAATGCTTGCTACCGGAACAGGATCTAGTCTCCTGATACATCAGTTACAACTGCACAGTGCCTACGCTGGAACTCCT ggAAGCTCTAGAACCAGGGAAAACTCTGGAGAACCCTTGGCGACATCATATCATTCCAAGTTTATGGGAACTGTTGACTATATATG GCACACAACAGAGTTTGTTCCAGTAAGAGTTCTTGATACCTTACCTGTTGATATTTTAAGAAGAACAAGAGGGCTTCCTAGTAAG AAATGGGGAAGTGATCATCTTTCTCTAGTGTGTGAACTGGCTTTTGCTGATGAAGAGTGTGAGACTTGA